One Sulfurimonas sp. HSL-3221 genomic window, TGTCGCCCTGGGCGGCCACTACGCGGTCGGCGAGCTCTTCGGCATCATCCGCGTCAGCGGCTACACGGCCTACCTGCTGAAAAAACTGATCACCAAGGGCTACTACCTTGGCCTCAAACTGCGCATCAACACTGGCTTCAAAAAACGTACAGAGGCCTGAACCCGTCAGATGACGCTGACGGGCAGGTAGAAATCGAGGTCGAAACGCTCGTCGGCTTCGAGAAAATGGTTCCGGCGGTAGACGACGTAGGGCGGCAGGGTCTTCGCTTCGAAGCCGCTCTCAGGCAGCCAGGTATGGTAGATGTAGCGGATCAGGTTCGGCACCTCGCCGTAGCGCCCCTGCATCGTAAAGCGCGCGCACAGCGACGAGGGGATAACGAAGCTGGAGACGGAGCCCGACACCTCGAAACCGTCGGGGATCTCGATGGCGGCCACGTAGGCGCACTCCTCCAGCGGTACGATCGAAGGGTTGTCGTGGTGCAGCCCTATCTGCCGGGCCTGCTCCAGGCCGTGTTCGACCGCGTAGGCGTAGAGCCGCTGCCAGACGCCGGCAATGGAATGGTTGTAGCCGCGGTGGCGGATGTAGGCGACGCGGATGGCGGGCATTTTGACGATGGCAGGCTTGAGCCCCGTAAAGTCCGACGCGATCCGCGGCACCTTGTCGGAGTAGCGGATGTTCTCCTTTGAAAAGTTAAGGTAGCCCCCTTCGCGCCACTGCGTCGGCGTCAGCGCGTAACGCTGCCTAAAGGCCCGGATAAAGGCCGAGTGCGTACTGTAGCCGCACTGCTGCGCGATCATTGAGACTTTCTCTTTCTTGTTGACAATGAGCAGGTTCGCCGCCTTCTGCAGCCGGATGGACTGCAGCGTGTCGTAGAAGTTGCGCCCCGTCACCTCCTTGAAGATCCGGTGGAAATGGTAGACGCTCGTGCGGTTGCGCTCTGCGAGCACCTCCAAGGTGATCGGTGAATCGATATGACGGTAGATGTAATACAGCGCGTCGTTAACGACGTGGGCGTGGTGGCGCAGCGTCTCTTTCTTCATACGATAATTTTAGCAAGATCTGCATAGTTTTATGCAAGAAATATTGAAGATTAATCTCCGGAATCGGCGTATCATCGCGTTCATACAAAAGGATAAGAACATGAAACGCCAATTTATCCGGGAGATCCTGGATGTTATCACCGCGGACACCATCTCCTTCGCCGGAGGGCTTCCCGACGCCGACCTCTTCCCCCTAGACGCCTTCAAAACGGCGGCCGACCGCGTCCTCTCCGAGCCGGCCAGCCTGCAGTATTCGCGTTCGCAGGGATACGCCCCCCTGCGCGAAAAGATCGCCCGGCGCTACTGCGCCGCGGGCTTTGAGACCCGCGCGGAGGAGATCCTCATCACCACAGGTTCGCAGCAGGCCATCAACCTCATCGCCTTGAGCATGCTTCCCTACGGGGTCACCGTCGAACTGCCCGCCTACCTCGGGGCCCTCAGCGCCTTCCGGCTGGCAAAAGTAAAGACGGAGGGGGTCGCGCTGGAACACGACGGCATCGCAATGACACCGTTCAGACGCAGCATCGCCAGGACGGGGGCCGCCTACCTGATCCCGGACTTCCAGAACCCGACGGGGCTGCGCTACAGTGCCGCCAAACGCCAGGCCGTCGCCAAGGCGGTGCTGGACGCAGACGCGCTGCTGATCGAAGACGCACCCTACAGCGAACTCTATTTCGACCATGCCTCCCTGCCCATCAGCGCAAGCATGCCCGAACGCAGCTTCCACCTGGGCTCCTTTTCGAAGATCCTGGCCCCCGGCCTGCGGGTCGGGTGGGTCCGGGCCAGCGAGGCGAACCTGCGGCGGCTGCTCGTCGTCAAAGAGGCGATCGACCTGCATACGTCGACACTGGACCAGCGCCTGATCGACGCGTTTTGGGAGACCGAGGGGCTTGACCGCCACCTCTCATCGCTGCGCATCCATTACCGGGCTAAGAAAAACGCACTTTCCAACGCACTGCGCACCCAGCTGCCCGACTTCGTTTTTGACGAACCCCGCGGCGGCATGTTCCTTTACGGGAGGCTGCCCGGCCACGATACGAAATCATTGGTCAACCGCTGCCTGGAGCGCGGGGTCGCCTTCGTCCCCGGCAGCGAGTTCTACCCCGGCACGCCTGCGCTCGACGAGCTCCGGCTCAATTTCACCCACACCGACCCGGCGCAGATGCACCGCGGCGTCGGACTGATGGCCGATGCCTACCGCGAACAGATCGTTTCGAAAATCACGGGAGTGGCCAGGGCCACGGCATGAGAACCGCTTCGCACGCCTTTACGGAGAGAATGGCCGCGCGCTTCGAGGCCTTCGACCGAACCATCGAAGCCCGTCTCGACCTTGTCTTTTCCAAACTGATCACCGGGCTCAAATACGCCTTTATCGCCGTGATGGTACTCTACCTGGCCGTCTGCATCCTGAGCCTGTCGCACAAAATCGTCTCCTTCACCCTGGACCAGGGGGCGCTCGATTTCCGCTCCATAAAGATGATCCTGACCGACGGCCTCTTCGTACTCATCGTCATCGCCATTACGAGGACCTTCCTGATCCGCAGCGCATTCGATTATGCCCTTACCCTGCTCGAGATCGGTTTCGTCGTCATCATCCGCAAACTCATCCTGCTCGACACCGTCCCGGAGGAGACGGGACTGATGCTCGTTCTCAGCCTCACGTCGACGCTCTTTTTCCTGCTCATCGTCTATATCCACAATCTCAGACGCCGCTGGAACAGGGAGGACGGCACGGGAGGTTAACGGTAAATTAATGCCTTTGCTCTACAATGGTTTTTATTCAACCACTTACAGGAGTTCTTCGGATGAAACCTTTCGCAAAAATTGCCGTTATCGCGGCAGCAACCCTCGCCATCAGCGTCCCATCGGCCTTCGCGTGCAGCGCGCAGAGCAGCATGCAGGGCATGCACGGCGGCAGCGACAACAAAATGCACCTTGCCCGCAAAGTCGTCGATGCCGTCAGCCAGACGGGGCTGAGCACCGCGCAGACCCAGGCCGTCACCGATGCCATCAACACCTTTAAGGCAAAAATGATGACGCGCAAAGCCTCCAAAACCTTCCCCATCGACGCCTTCGGTGACACTGCCTTCGATGCCAAGCAGTTTAAAGCGGCCCAGCAGAAACAGTTTGATGCCAAGATGGCTGCGATGACCGAACTCTTCAGTACCATCTACACCGTGCTGACGCCGGAACAGCGTCCCCTCTTCAAGCGCGCCTTCACCGCACCGATGGTCAAGATGATGATCAAGCGGAACATGATCAAAGGTGGTATGAAAAGCGGCGGCATGGGCGGCGGCATGCAAAAGAGCGGTATGAAAGGAAGCGGTATGCAGCAGGGCGGTATGAAATGCGGAGGGATGAAGTGCGGCGGCATGTCCCGCTGAGAAGCGAGACCGCCACGCGCTGCTGAACCATACCTTACTCCAACCCGCCGGGCGGGAAGCGCTCGGGCGTACGCGCTGTCACCCCGCCATTCCGGCACGGATTCCTCCCCCCTTATCACGTTACTTTGTAAAGAGAGTGTCAAGAAACGCCCCTTGGCGTCTTGACATCATGGTACTACCATGTGAACATCCGAACACAAGGAGTACCTATGAAATCCATTCTGATCGCCCTCTTCTGCAGCGCCGCCCTTATGGCGGCGAGCCCGGAAGTCGACAACTACCTGCAGCAGCTACAGACGGAAGCCCCGGCCCCGTTTGATGCCGCGCGCGGCGAAGCGATCTTCACCGCCGAACAGATCGGCAAAAAAGGGACAAAGATCGCCTGCACCAGCTGCCACGGCAACGACCTGACCCGCCCCGGCAAAAACGTCAATACCGGCAAAGTCATCGACCCGCTCTCACCGGATGCCAACCCCGATCGCCTCACGTCGCTCAAAGAGGTCACAAAATGGCTGCGCCGGAACTTCAAGGATGTCTATAACCGCGAGGGAACGGCCCAGGAAAAAGGTGATGTTCTCACCTATATCATGCAATACCGCTAAGGAGTCTACGATGAAAAAGCATCTTTTTGTTATTACTTGCGCGCTGCTGGCAGCCGGTTCGGTCTACCTCGCGGCAGATGACCATCACGAAAAACACAGTGAGCAGAGGCATGAAAAAGCCGTTGCACAGGATGCCGTCACGACCGACGGCCAAAAACGAAGTGCAGCAGGGGTCGAAACGACCGCCGCGCGTCTCTATAAAAACGAGTGCGGGGCGTGCCATATGGCCTACCAGCCCGGCCTGCTTCCCCGTGCTTCCTGGACACGTATGATGGTGTCGCTTGGGGACCATTTCGGAACCGATGCGACCCTTGAGCCGGCTGATGCGGCAGAGCTTGCCACCTATCTCGACGCGAACGCCTACGGAAGCGCACCTTCATCGAAACATATGGCGCGGATCGCCAAATCCGTCTCCGCCGATGCGCCGATGCAGATCAGCCGGTCCGTCTACTTCGTCAAAGAACACCGAAGAATTCCGCAGCGTTTCATCGACCAGGCGGATGTGAAGAGTCTTGCGAACTGCAACGCCTGCCACGCGAAGGCCGAAAACGGCAGCTACCGCGAACGGGAGATCTTCATCCCGAACTACGGGCGCTGGGACGACTGACGCTTCTGCGCGTCAACCCGGAGGTGAACCATGAACAATAGCTATATCTGGAGTCTGCCGACACGCCTCTTCCACGGGCTGCTCGTGCTCTTTATCCTCGGCGCCTATCTGAGCGCCGAAGAGGAGCGCTGGCTGCTCTGGCACGCGGCGTTCGGTTTCGCCGTCGGGGCCCTGCTGCTTTTCCGCATCGTCTGGGGCTTTTGGGGGCCGGAGCATTCGCGCTTCGCCGATTTCGACCTGAAACTCTCTTCGTTGAAGACCTACATGCTGACGCTGCTGAGCTCAAAAGCAACGTACGCAGGCCATAACCCCGCCGCCAGTTTCGCCGTGATCGGTATTATCGCTGTGACGCTGCTGCTCGTGCTGACGGGCATGCTCACCTATGGTGTCCAGGAGAACCGCGGGCTCTTCGCTTTTCTGAACGGCACGTTTTTCAAGAAGATGGAACTGTTCGAGGAACTCCATGAATTCCTCGGGACCCTGCTCTATCTCCTGATAGGGGCCCATATCGCGGGCGTCCTGCTCGACCGCCTTCTGCACCCCTCCCACGGCACGCTGCGCTCCATCGTCAGCGGATACAAACCCGTTGAAGGCCGCAGCGTCAGGCTGACCTTTGTCCAAAAGACCATCGCCGTCCTGGGCATCGGGCTCGCCCTCGCGACCCCCATCTACCTGTTGACAGCAAGCGACACCCCCCTGACCGCCGCGCATACGGCAGCCGTCGATTTCGAAAAAGTGCATCCGCTCTTCGCCAACGAATGCGCGGCGTGCCATACCCTCTATCCCCCCGCGCTGCTGCCCGGCCGCTCCTGGCGGCGCCTGATGGCGGATCTGGAGAACCATTTCGGCGATGATGCCTCGCTGGAGGCAGCCGATACCCAGAGCATCCTGGCCTACCTTGTCGCCAATGCCGCGGAACACGCCACCTCCGAGGCTGCGTTCAAGCTATCGGCCTCTATGACAAATATGGATATCATAGCAGTGACGCAGACGCCGTTCTGGAAAAAGACCCACCGCAGGATCACTGCGGACGTTTTCGCGCGCGACGCGGTCAAAAGCAGGGCCAACTGCAAAGCCTGCCACAGCGATGTTGAACGCGGCCTGCTCGAGGATACGAACATCACGATACCCGGAGAAAGGAGCTGAGATGCGTTTCATCGTTCTGATTGCCCTGCTTTTCACCCTGCTGGCAGCGGACCACGACGACCACCGCGAGCACCATATGCCGATGGACATCAGCTACCTCGACCTCACCCCGCAGCAGCATGAGCGCGTCGAGAAGATCGCCCGCGACTACCGCAAGGCCCATCACCGTCTCAACCGCCTCGAAGCGCAGACCCGTGACGCCGTCAGGGCCCTCTTCGAAGCCGAACGTTTCGACCGGGCGAAATTTCTCGAACTGACCACCGCGCTGCAGACCGAAAACGACAGGGTGCAGGCGGATTTTTTCGAAGCGCTCCACGCCGTTCTGACCCCGCAGCAGCGACAACGCTTCACCCCCTACCTGGAGGAGTGGGAACGTGACTAAGCGGGTGATGCTGATCGAAGACGACCGGGCCATGCAGGCGCTTATCGGCGGCTACCTTACCGATTACGGCTACAGCGTCCGCAGTTTTAACGACCCCCGCAGCGCCATCGAAGCATTGAAACAGCACAAAGAGGGATTCGATATCGTCATCCTCGACCTGATGCTGCCCGGCATGGACGGCTTTGACGCCGCCAAAACAATCAAGGCCGTCAGCGACATCCCCATCATCATCTCCTCCGCCCGTGGCGACATCGGCAACAAGATCCACGGCTTTGAGCTCGGCGTCGACGACTATCTTGCCAAACCCTACGAACCGCGGGAGCTCATCCTGCGTATCGAGGCGGTGCTCCGCCGCTACGGCAACGCTCCGCAGCTGCAGGTCTCGGACTTCACCGTCGACGAACAGAGCAGAACGGTCAGTATGGAGGGGTACCCCGTCGACCTCACCCCCGTGGAGTTCGAAATCTTCCTTTTCCTGCTGAAAAACCGCGGCAACAACGTCTCGCGGGAGCAGATCGTCCATGCTACTTCGCTGGAACCCGAGACCAAGGGACGCACCGTCGACATGCACATCAGCAACATCCGCCTCAAAATAGGCGACAGCGCCAAATCCCCCCGCTACATCAAGTCGGTCTGGGGGATCGGCTACCGGTTCATAGGCTGATCCGATGTCCATTTTCCGAAAAATCATCCTGCTTTTTTCCGCCAGCCTGCTGCTGATGCTGGCCATCGGCTATCAGGTAGACGCCATGTACACGCAGCGTACGGAAGCCCTCGTCACGCAGCAGTACCTCGATGATGCCCGGAAGCTCTACGGGCTGCTGGCGACGACTGAAACCGAAGCCCTTGCATCTGCCCTCCCCTCCATGGGCCTTGAAGCGGTTGAAGCCACACGGGCAACCGGGGCCGAGCCCCTGCTTGAACGCCCCCACTCCTTCGGGGATATGCGGATCCTGAAGACGCGCGACGGCGCTTATCTGCTTTCCATCCGCTACATGGAGAGCGCGTTGCTGCTGCGGGACAGCGCCCTCGACGGGAGCCTTCAGGGACGGTGGCTGCCCCATCTGCTCGTCGGGCTCGATATTGTCCTTCTGGTCATGATCTTTCTTGTCATCATCACTATGCTGGCCCCCCTGGGTCACCTTGCCGCCAAGATGCGGGCCTTTGCCGAAGGGGATTACGACAGCCGCGCCGATGTTCCGGGGCGTGACGAGATCGGGGCCGTCGCCGAGACCTACAACCACCTCGCCCAGCGCCTGCAGGATACGATCGTGGCGCGCGAAGCGCTCCTGCGTGATATCGGCCACGAACTCCGCACCCCCATTGCCCGCGGCATGTTCGCCGCGGAGAAGCTCCCCGATTCCGACGAAAAAGTGCTGCTCCAGCGCTGCTTTGCGGAACTGGAGTCCATGACAAGCGAGCTGCTCGAGGTGGAAAAGCTCTCCGTGACCGGGGAGCTGCATGTCGAGACGATCCGCGCGGAAACGCTCATACTGCAGGCGCTGTCGAAAATGATGATTGATGACGAGGAGAAGGTTTCCATTGCACTTGACGAGGCATTTAACCTCGAAGGTGATCCCCTCTACCTCTCCATCGCCCTCAAGAACCTTATAGACAATGCGCTGAAATACGCCACCGCGTACCCGGTGACGGTCACGGCCGAGGCCGGAATGATCTGCGTCTGCAACCGGGGCAGGCCATTAAGAGCACCGGTCGCAGACGCGCTGGCTCCTTTCCGGCGCGGGGTACACTCCCGACAGCGAGGAGGGTTCGGCCTGGGGCTCTCCATCGTGGCCAAGGTCCTGGAGCGGCATGCCTATCCGCTTTCGTACCGTTACGAAAACGGATGGCACCGTTTCTGTATCGATTTTACTCCCGCAAAACTCCAACAGGGTACTGAACCCGCCTAATCGCCTAGGCACCCAGCCGCTGCATATAGTGCAGGTAGAACTGCTGCGCCGTCCGCCCGCTGCGTGACGCCCGTTCGGCCGAGAAGCGCAGCGCTTCGCGCATCAGCAGCTCCCGGTCGGCGTCGACCCCTTTGAAATAGTGCTCGACCATACGCAGATAATCGTC contains:
- a CDS encoding AraC family transcriptional regulator, coding for MKKETLRHHAHVVNDALYYIYRHIDSPITLEVLAERNRTSVYHFHRIFKEVTGRNFYDTLQSIRLQKAANLLIVNKKEKVSMIAQQCGYSTHSAFIRAFRQRYALTPTQWREGGYLNFSKENIRYSDKVPRIASDFTGLKPAIVKMPAIRVAYIRHRGYNHSIAGVWQRLYAYAVEHGLEQARQIGLHHDNPSIVPLEECAYVAAIEIPDGFEVSGSVSSFVIPSSLCARFTMQGRYGEVPNLIRYIYHTWLPESGFEAKTLPPYVVYRRNHFLEADERFDLDFYLPVSVI
- a CDS encoding PLP-dependent aminotransferase family protein; this encodes MKRQFIREILDVITADTISFAGGLPDADLFPLDAFKTAADRVLSEPASLQYSRSQGYAPLREKIARRYCAAGFETRAEEILITTGSQQAINLIALSMLPYGVTVELPAYLGALSAFRLAKVKTEGVALEHDGIAMTPFRRSIARTGAAYLIPDFQNPTGLRYSAAKRQAVAKAVLDADALLIEDAPYSELYFDHASLPISASMPERSFHLGSFSKILAPGLRVGWVRASEANLRRLLVVKEAIDLHTSTLDQRLIDAFWETEGLDRHLSSLRIHYRAKKNALSNALRTQLPDFVFDEPRGGMFLYGRLPGHDTKSLVNRCLERGVAFVPGSEFYPGTPALDELRLNFTHTDPAQMHRGVGLMADAYREQIVSKITGVARATA
- a CDS encoding Spy/CpxP family protein refolding chaperone, with the protein product MKPFAKIAVIAAATLAISVPSAFACSAQSSMQGMHGGSDNKMHLARKVVDAVSQTGLSTAQTQAVTDAINTFKAKMMTRKASKTFPIDAFGDTAFDAKQFKAAQQKQFDAKMAAMTELFSTIYTVLTPEQRPLFKRAFTAPMVKMMIKRNMIKGGMKSGGMGGGMQKSGMKGSGMQQGGMKCGGMKCGGMSR
- a CDS encoding DUF1924 domain-containing protein, yielding MKSILIALFCSAALMAASPEVDNYLQQLQTEAPAPFDAARGEAIFTAEQIGKKGTKIACTSCHGNDLTRPGKNVNTGKVIDPLSPDANPDRLTSLKEVTKWLRRNFKDVYNREGTAQEKGDVLTYIMQYR
- a CDS encoding diheme cytochrome c; the encoded protein is MKKHLFVITCALLAAGSVYLAADDHHEKHSEQRHEKAVAQDAVTTDGQKRSAAGVETTAARLYKNECGACHMAYQPGLLPRASWTRMMVSLGDHFGTDATLEPADAAELATYLDANAYGSAPSSKHMARIAKSVSADAPMQISRSVYFVKEHRRIPQRFIDQADVKSLANCNACHAKAENGSYREREIFIPNYGRWDD
- a CDS encoding cytochrome b/b6 domain-containing protein translates to MNNSYIWSLPTRLFHGLLVLFILGAYLSAEEERWLLWHAAFGFAVGALLLFRIVWGFWGPEHSRFADFDLKLSSLKTYMLTLLSSKATYAGHNPAASFAVIGIIAVTLLLVLTGMLTYGVQENRGLFAFLNGTFFKKMELFEELHEFLGTLLYLLIGAHIAGVLLDRLLHPSHGTLRSIVSGYKPVEGRSVRLTFVQKTIAVLGIGLALATPIYLLTASDTPLTAAHTAAVDFEKVHPLFANECAACHTLYPPALLPGRSWRRLMADLENHFGDDASLEAADTQSILAYLVANAAEHATSEAAFKLSASMTNMDIIAVTQTPFWKKTHRRITADVFARDAVKSRANCKACHSDVERGLLEDTNITIPGERS
- a CDS encoding Spy/CpxP family protein refolding chaperone, yielding MRFIVLIALLFTLLAADHDDHREHHMPMDISYLDLTPQQHERVEKIARDYRKAHHRLNRLEAQTRDAVRALFEAERFDRAKFLELTTALQTENDRVQADFFEALHAVLTPQQRQRFTPYLEEWERD
- a CDS encoding response regulator transcription factor; translated protein: MTKRVMLIEDDRAMQALIGGYLTDYGYSVRSFNDPRSAIEALKQHKEGFDIVILDLMLPGMDGFDAAKTIKAVSDIPIIISSARGDIGNKIHGFELGVDDYLAKPYEPRELILRIEAVLRRYGNAPQLQVSDFTVDEQSRTVSMEGYPVDLTPVEFEIFLFLLKNRGNNVSREQIVHATSLEPETKGRTVDMHISNIRLKIGDSAKSPRYIKSVWGIGYRFIG
- a CDS encoding ArsS family sensor histidine kinase, which translates into the protein MSIFRKIILLFSASLLLMLAIGYQVDAMYTQRTEALVTQQYLDDARKLYGLLATTETEALASALPSMGLEAVEATRATGAEPLLERPHSFGDMRILKTRDGAYLLSIRYMESALLLRDSALDGSLQGRWLPHLLVGLDIVLLVMIFLVIITMLAPLGHLAAKMRAFAEGDYDSRADVPGRDEIGAVAETYNHLAQRLQDTIVAREALLRDIGHELRTPIARGMFAAEKLPDSDEKVLLQRCFAELESMTSELLEVEKLSVTGELHVETIRAETLILQALSKMMIDDEEKVSIALDEAFNLEGDPLYLSIALKNLIDNALKYATAYPVTVTAEAGMICVCNRGRPLRAPVADALAPFRRGVHSRQRGGFGLGLSIVAKVLERHAYPLSYRYENGWHRFCIDFTPAKLQQGTEPA